In Dasania marina DSM 21967, the genomic window TCGGATAAAGAACTTACTTGGGAGCTAAAGGCTTTAACCTGCTGATTAATACTATCTTGTTGGCGCTGTAATCGCTGATATAAGGTATTAAAACGCTCTACTAGACCCTCCATATCACTTAACACCAATTGCCTAGATGGCATGGAGGTGGGATCTTGTGCGCCGGCCTCTATATCAGAGAACACACTATCTAAGGCAGGACTTAAGCCACTAAAGCCATCCGCCAATAAAGTATCCATTTCTTCTATGCTACTAACATAGGCAGATAAATTATTAAAAGCGGCGGTATCCGACTGTAATTGGGAAATTAAAAAACCTTCCACAATTCTCGAGATGTCGGTAACACCAGCACCAGAGCCAATAAACCCCACACCCTCAAAAAACTCTGGTCGTGTTGATATTTCTGCGCGTTGACGGCTGTAGCCTTCCACATCGGCGTTGGCAATATTATTACCCGTAACCTGTAAGGCTGTTTGGTTAGTGCTTAAGCCACTAACGCCTATGCTTAATAACGACATGACTATTTAACCTCTACACTAGCAATAGCGTTTTTCATTACATCACTATTCGCTATACGGATAATTTTTTCAGCATACTGGGGGTCGGTAGCATAACCGGCCTTTGCCAATTCTTGTATATACTGCCCACCATCTTCAGCTTCTAGCGCTTTGTCATAGCGGCCGCGCCCCATAATAAAATTGACATAGTCATCAAAGCTTTGCTGGATGTTGTCATAGGATCTGAAATTAGCTTGCTGCTGTACCGGTATGTTATTGCGAAACTCTAACGTGGAAACGCTTACCGCTTCCCCCTGCCAGTCTGCACTCGCTTTAATATTAAACAAATTAAACGAGCTTGTGCCTTGACTGTCTTGGGTGATCTTTTTACCCCAACCTGTTTCCAAGGCCGCCTGCGCCAATAAATCTTTAGGTTCTATTGCCAGTTTTTCTGCGGCTGTTTTTGCCATAGCATAGAGTTTGCTGACAAAATCAACAGCACTGCCATCAAAGTCCAATACTGATTTTTCACTGACTTTTGCACTGGCCACCACAGCAGGCTCTACAACTGTAGTGTTTTGCGAGAGACGAACTGGGGCCACGGATATTGCCTTCTCTGGCCTAGTAAAGAGTTTGGGTTCAGTGGCTGTTGCCGCTGCCTGCTCAGTGCCAAAACGCTGTTGTAATTGTTTGACCATGATATCGCCTATACCCATACCGCCGCCCTTGCTTAAGGAAACCGCGAGTTGGTCGTCGTACATCTGCTGGTACATAGCGGTGCTGGCGCTGGATAACATATTACCCTCGGCAAAGACTTCATTGGCATCACGCATGCTTTTCATCATCATGCGTACCAACATAGACTCAAATTGTTTAGCAACCTCTTCTAACGCGGCGTTTTTATCCGTACGGCCCAAGCTGCGTATATTATTAAGACTATTGAGGTCGGTATAAGCGTCGCTACTGGCACTGCGTTGTAAAACCGAAGACTGCATTATGACTGCCTCTTAAATTACAATTAAATCAGCTTCTAGGGCGCCTGCTTGTTTTAGCGCCTCTAAGATAGCCATTAAATCACCGGGGGCGGCACCTACCTCATTAACCGCACGTACAATCTCATCCAAAGTAGTTGAGCCTCTCAGCTCAAACATTTTGTTGTTTTCCTGAGTTACCGTAACTTCTTCAGTTTCAGGCACCACTACGGTTTGCCCCTCACCAAACGCGTTAGGCTGGCTAACCTCATTACTTTCTGTAACGGTTACCGTTAAGCTACCGTGAGTCACAGCACTGGCAGCCACTGTCACGTGCTTGCCTACCACTATGGTGCCGGTGCGAGAGTTAATAACGACTCTAGCAGGCGCCTCACCCGGGTTAACAGTAATATTCTCCAGTAATGACATATAGGATACTCGTTGATCCATATCCATAGGCGCAGTCACACGCACCGAGGAGGCGTCCATTGCTCGGGCAATATCGGGGCCTAACATCTCGTTAATATTTTCAGCTATGCGGCGCGCAGTGGTAAAATCAGCACGGTTCAAATTAAAAATCAAATGGTCACTACTGGTAAAGGCATTGCTCACTGCTCGCTCTACAATAGCGCCATTTGGAATACGGCCGGAACTGGGGATATTGATAGTCACTTTTGAACCGTCCCTGCCTTCCGTACCAAAACCACCTACCACTAACTCGCCTTGCGCTATGGCATAAATATTGCCATCGACACCTTTTAGCGGTGCCATCAACAAACTACCCCCCCGCAAACTTTTTGAATTAGCTATAGAAGCTACTGTTATATCCATTTTTTGACCTGGCTTAGCAAAGGCTGGCAGATTGCCATGTATGGTTACTGCCGCCACATTTTTCAGCTGAAAATTACTACCCTCAGGAATGGCGACGCCTAATTTATTCAACATAGATCTGAACGACTGCGCAGTAAATGGCGCCTGTGTCGTTTTATCACCAGTGCCATCCAAACCTACCACCAAGCCATACCCTATCAAGGGATTATCCCTAACGCCGGCTAGTGTGGTGATATCTTTTATACGCTCTGCATAAGCATTAGTCACCGTTAAAAGTACGATTAACACGGTACTGATTAGCATTTTTTTGTCGTTCATCATTGTTCTCATTAGAGAATTCTCGGCAAATAAAGCCATTTAAAAAGGCCACCATTTAGAATTGAAGAAGCGGTTACCCCAGCCCTGCTTACTGGCATCAGCAAAATCGCCAGTGCCACTATAGGTAATGCGGGCATCGGCTAATTTGGTAGATGACACGGTATTATTAGGGCTTATATCTTCTTGCCGTACCAAGCCCTTAACCCGTATAAATTCCTCACCATTGGTCAAGGTCATCCATTTTTCACCGCGCACGGCCAACAAACCATTGGGTAAAACATCCGACACAGTGACGGTAATACTGCCTTGTAAACGATTACTTTGATCGCTTTCAGCATCACCTTTAAATTCTCTATCTTGAGTGACGCCAGCTGACAAAATCTCGTCACCGTTATAGGTGATATTGCGGCCAAATAAAGTGCCAGCATTAAACGCCATATCACTTTCTTTTTTAATTTCAGTTTCACTTTTTTTAGAAGAAGAGGTGCGCTCATCCAATAATATAGTCAACACATCACCTACTCTGGCAGCACGCTTATCACTAAACAACGAGCCTCTATAACCTGCTTGATAAAGGCTGCCACTGCTAGTAACGACGTGCGCATGTTGGTTGTTTCCCAGCACTGGCGCATACGCCGGATCATTGGGCTGAGGGTCCGCCGCTATACAGGCTGTTAGGCTTAATGCCAACAAACTATAAACAGCCACCTTAGTACCTACACCATAACTCAACATGTTTAACACCTTATTTACTAACGCTGCTATAAGTTTTGCGAAACAAACTGCAACATTTGATCGGCCGTAGAAATCACTTTTGAGTTCATTTCATAAGTACGCTGCGTGGTTATCATATTAACCAGCTCTTCCACGGTATCGACATTAGAATTTTCTAAAGCGCCTTGCTCGATACTACCTATTCCGTCTTCACCAGGGGTTCCGGCTGTAGGTGCACCACTAGCGCTGGTTTCCAAATACAAATTGGTACCTATAGCCTGCAAGC contains:
- the flgJ gene encoding flagellar assembly peptidoglycan hydrolase FlgJ, giving the protein MQSSVLQRSASSDAYTDLNSLNNIRSLGRTDKNAALEEVAKQFESMLVRMMMKSMRDANEVFAEGNMLSSASTAMYQQMYDDQLAVSLSKGGGMGIGDIMVKQLQQRFGTEQAAATATEPKLFTRPEKAISVAPVRLSQNTTVVEPAVVASAKVSEKSVLDFDGSAVDFVSKLYAMAKTAAEKLAIEPKDLLAQAALETGWGKKITQDSQGTSSFNLFNIKASADWQGEAVSVSTLEFRNNIPVQQQANFRSYDNIQQSFDDYVNFIMGRGRYDKALEAEDGGQYIQELAKAGYATDPQYAEKIIRIANSDVMKNAIASVEVK
- a CDS encoding flagellar basal body P-ring protein FlgI, translating into MNDKKMLISTVLIVLLTVTNAYAERIKDITTLAGVRDNPLIGYGLVVGLDGTGDKTTQAPFTAQSFRSMLNKLGVAIPEGSNFQLKNVAAVTIHGNLPAFAKPGQKMDITVASIANSKSLRGGSLLMAPLKGVDGNIYAIAQGELVVGGFGTEGRDGSKVTINIPSSGRIPNGAIVERAVSNAFTSSDHLIFNLNRADFTTARRIAENINEMLGPDIARAMDASSVRVTAPMDMDQRVSYMSLLENITVNPGEAPARVVINSRTGTIVVGKHVTVAASAVTHGSLTVTVTESNEVSQPNAFGEGQTVVVPETEEVTVTQENNKMFELRGSTTLDEIVRAVNEVGAAPGDLMAILEALKQAGALEADLIVI
- the flgH gene encoding flagellar basal body L-ring protein FlgH gives rise to the protein MLSYGVGTKVAVYSLLALSLTACIAADPQPNDPAYAPVLGNNQHAHVVTSSGSLYQAGYRGSLFSDKRAARVGDVLTILLDERTSSSKKSETEIKKESDMAFNAGTLFGRNITYNGDEILSAGVTQDREFKGDAESDQSNRLQGSITVTVSDVLPNGLLAVRGEKWMTLTNGEEFIRVKGLVRQEDISPNNTVSSTKLADARITYSGTGDFADASKQGWGNRFFNSKWWPF